CTCACCAATTTACAGAAGTGGCAAGTAAAGTTCCCGGACTATCCATTGCTTTAATCGCAGAAATAAATAGGTTCTTCTGACAGGAGTTTTCCGTCAAGTGGCGAAAATCTCCTAAAAGTAGGGCTTCGATCACTAACAAAGGGAACAATTTTAATTAAGTTGGAATCATACAGGAGTTTCTCCAAACTAAATTATTTGTAGATTCAACGTTTGTAATAGCCAGTGTGAGGCCAAAGTGAGGCGAGGGTGAGGCCAAAGTGAGGTTATTGAGCCATCGGGCGTAATGAGGACTCCGCATTAATCTGCAACCAAGTTCATCTAGAGCATGCATAACCAATTTACAGTTAATTTTTGGGGAGTCAGGGGCAGTATTGCTTGTCCTGGGTCTGAAACTGTTCGCTACGGCGGCAATACACCTTGTGTTGAGATGCGCGTCAATGGTCATCGACTGATCTTTGATGGTGGCACTGGCCTGCGGGTTTTAGGGCAGAGCATGTTATCTGCTATGCCTGTAGAAGCTCACATGTTTTTTACGCACTCTCATTGGGACCATATTCAAGGCTTTCCTTTCTTTACCCCTGCTTTTATTAAAGGAAATCGCTTTCATATTTATGGGGCGATCGCTCCGAATGGCTCGGATGTGGAGCAGCGCTTGAACGATCAAATGCTTCACCCTAACTTTCCGGTGCCCCTCCAAGTGATGGGAGCCGAGCTGGATTTTCAGAGCATTGAGGTTGGCAAGCCTCTGCAAATTGATGACATTACCATCGAAAATGCACCCCTAAATCACCCTGGTGAAGCCATTGGTTATCGAGTCAGTTGGAAGAATCATGCCGTTGCCTACGTCACGGATACAGAGCATTTTTCGGATCGCTTAGATGAGAGCGTGCTCTGGTTGGCTAGAGAAGCGGATGTTTTGATTTACGACGCTACCTACACCGACGAAGAATATCACTCACCCAAGACTAGTAAGGTGGGTTGGGGGCATTCTACCTGGCAAGAAGCCGTCAAGGTAGCTAAAGCAGCAGGGGTAAAAAAGCTGGTTATTTTCCACCACGACCCGATCCACAACGATGATTTTCTCGATCAGGTGGGAGAACAGGTAGCACGAGTGTTTCCAAACAGTCTGATGGCTTGGGAAGGATTATCGATTCAGCTCACCACCGTCGCTACGTTGCCCGAGGCAGAGCTAGAAACACAATCAGCTGTCGAGGCGACTATTTCTGCCTCAGCTTAATGAACTCCGCTGCGAGACTCCTAGCGTCAGCCAAATCTTTTCGTTCACAAGCTCCTGCTACGTGTCAAAATGTAAAGCGTGTGGGTCACTTCTTCTCTAACATCTGTTTTAACGCCAACTGCTGTCGCCCTAGGAAATTTTGACGGCGTCCATCGAGGCCATCGGCAGGTAATTCAACCTGTCTTGAATTCTTCTGAGCTGGCTTATCCTACAGTCGTCACCTTCAATCCCCACCCTCGAGAGTTCTTTTCTGGGCAACCCAGAGCGCTATTGACGCCCCTAAACGAAAAAGTTTTGCAGCTCAAAGCAATAGGGATTCGGCAACTTGTACTGCTGCCGTTCGATCGCGAGTTGGCAGATTTAAGCCCCCAAGCCTTTGTTAAAGAAATTTTGGTTCGACGACTCCAGGCTCAAGAAATTAGTGTGGGAGTTGACTTTCGCTTTGGACGGCAACGTACTGGAACTGCCGCAGATTTACAAGCGATCGCCGCCACCTTTGGGATTACCGTTACCCCTGTCCCGCTTTGCACCTGTGCAGATGAGCGCATCAGTAGCTCTAATATTCGGGAGGCTCTACAAACAGGCGATCTAAACCGAGCCAATCGCCTCTTAGGGCGTTCCTATACGTTGGCGGGCCAAGTCGCGTCTGGGCAGCAATTGGGCAGAACCATTGGGTTTCCTACCGCTAATCTTCAGCTTCCGCCCGAAAAGTTTGTACCGCAGCATGGAGTCTATGCTGTTCGCGTACACAGCCCTACGCTTAGCCACTTACACAGCCCACATTTAGGAGTGATGAATATTGGGCATCGTCCTACCTTGAATGGCATCAGTCGCACTGTTGAAGTCCATTTGTTAGATTGGGACGGAGATTTATATGGTCAGACGTTGATCGTCAGCTTAGAGCACTTTTTACGCCCAGAACAAAAATTTGCTTCTCTAGAGGCGCTGAAAACTCAGATTCAATCAGATTGCTTAACTGCGCGATCGCTCTTGGCTACTGCACCCAGCGTCTAGGGACCAGTGCTAAGCTAACGTCTGTCGCTTATTCCTGAGTGAGCATTGAGGTAGTAGATCCAGTAAACTTCCCATCCTCACTTGGGCCAAATTTTGACATGATCAATCAAGGGTCACCCTTAGGGAGCAAAAACCAGTCATGCGAGAGCGTATTGAACGGCTAACTCAAAATCTCAGTCAGACGATTGTGGGGAAAGCCGATGCCATCCGATTAGTCTTAGTCGCGCTCATCTCTGGAGGGCATGCCTTACTAGAAGATGTTCCGGGAGTTGGTAAAACCCTACTGGCTAAGTCCTTAGCGCGCTCGATTGACGGTAAATTCCAGCGCTTGCAGTGCACCCCCGATTTATTGCCCAGCGATGTTACAGGCACCAATATTTGGAATCCCCGCTCTGGCGAATTTGAGTTTCTCCCAGGGCCTGTCTTTGCGAACGTGCTCCTGACTGATGAAATTAACCGAGCCACGCCTCGTACCCAATCAGCGCTGCTAGAAGTGATGGAAGAGCGCCAGGTGACAGTAGATGGAACTTCTCGGCCTGTCCCAAGCCCATTTTTTGTCATTGCCACCCAAAACCCAGTGGAGTACCAAGGCACATTTCCGCTACCCGAAGCCCAGATGGATCGCTTTGCCCTCTCCCTCACGCTGGGCTATCCCAGTGAGCAAGAAGAATTGCAGATGTTGCAACGCTTGCAGTCTGGCGTTAGCGTCAACGAATTAAAACCTTGTTTATCTCTAGAAGATATTCAGGAGTTACGACGCTTGTGTTCTGCGGTCAAAGTAGAACCCTCTTTGCAGCAATACATTTTGAACTTAGTTCGAGCAACCCGCGAAGATGAGGAAATTAATTTAGGGGTGAGTCCACGGGGAACCGTCGCCCTGCAACGAGCTGCCCAGGCATTGGCCTTTCTAGAAGACCGCGATTATGCCATTCCCGACGATATTAAGCTTCTGGCCCCCCATGTCCTGTCGCATCGCATTATTCCTGCCAGAGGGCAACGCGGACGGGCGATCGTCGATCGCTTGCTCCACTCTACTCCTATTCCTTAATTCCCCGTCCTTAGGTTAATTCTTAGATCTGATTGAGCTGATCAAACGCTGGCGCATCAAAGGGAATTGTGCAGGTAGGCGCTGAGCTATGTAGCGGTAATGTGACAGCAAACGTGGTTCCTGCATTCAACTGGCTGATGACCGAAATTTGTCCTTGATGGGCATCCACACATTTTTTGACGATCGCTAAGCCCAGACCTGTTCCTGGAATCGTTCCTACATTGGTCGCTCGGTAAAACGAGTCAAACAACCGCTGCTGATCTTCTTCAGGAATGCCAATCCCTTGATCTTGAATCTGAAAAACTACAGAATCGTTTTCGTAAGACACATTGAGATAGATGTTGCTATTGAGAGGAGAGTACTTGACAGCATTGGAAATTAGGTTGCCCAAAATATGCCGCAACAAGTTTTCGTCCATGTAAGCGTTTGTGGCGTGATTGGCGCTGGTAAAAACTAATTGATACTGTTGGCCTACAGTGAGGCGCAATTCGTCTACTAACTCTCGACAAAAGTCTTCTACGATCAACGCCACGGGCTGACACTTGAGTTGCCCAGCCTCAGCCCGACCAATAATCAAAACTTCGTCAAGTAACTCGGTCATACGTTTGGTCGCTGCATGAATCCGCTGGAAATATCTTGCTTTCTGCTCCTCATTGACTTTGTGGGCATAGCGTTCTAGTAGCTCGCTTGACAACACGATCGCGCTCAGTGGGTTGCGAAATTCGTGAGAAACCATTGAGACAAAATTAGATTTCAGTTGGCTGAGTTCTTTTTCTTTGGCTAGGGCGTTGTGAATATCGGCTTCAGCTTGCTTGCGATCGGTAATATCGCGTGAAGAAATCTGGATTTCTTGAATCGTTTGCGTTCCGGATGCCCGAATTGTTTTTGCAGTTGATTCTAGCCAGACATAGTGACCCTGCTGATGACGGAAGCGATAAGACACTGAGTAGGTGTCTGGCATTTCTAAAATGGTGTCGTGGATGAGGCGCACTGCTTCTAAATCATCCATATGATGAAAATCATAGGCGGAGCGACCTAGTAATTCTTCAGGCTCATACCCTAGTAAGGAGTGACAGGCAGGGGAGACATAGAGGAATGTGCCATCAGGAGCATGCTGTGAAATCATATCCGTTGAGTTTTCTGCCAACAACCGAAACCGTTGCTCGCTCTCACGCAGCGCTTGTTCAAATTGTTTGCGTTGGGTAATGTCGCGCATGAAAGCACAGTTGTATTCTCGGCCTCGAAATTCTAAATAGTTGCGAGTGACCTCCACGGGGAAAAAATGGCCCTTTTTATGACGGTTCAAGCCTTCCAATGTGAGAGAGCCTTGTTGTTTGAGGCGGCACCAATCTGCTTGCCAATCTTGGGGCGATAAAGCGGGAGCAATATCGAAAACTGTCATCATTAACAGCTCTGCTTTGGTATAGCCAAACATCTGACAAGCGGCTTCATTGACATAGACAAAGCGAGCATCTGGCCCTGTCCAAATCACGGCTTCTGCCGCATGATTGACGGTAAATTGCGTAAACTGTAATGCCTCTTCAACCCGTTTACGCTCTGTGACATCTCGCACGATGCAGACAAAACCATCCTTATCGATCGCGGTCAGCGACAACTCTTGATAGAATTTTTCACCGTCCTGTTTCTTGGCGATCACTTCCCCTCGCCAAGACCCTTTATCTTGCAAATCTAACGCGGCTCGGCGGGCCATCCCCTTAAGATCGGCGTCATCATAAACCAGCCTCCACGTTTTCCCTAGTAAATCTGTTGGGCTGTCGTAGCCATAAATCTCGGCGTACGCTTGGTTGAGGTAGATGAACTGTTCATCCTGGTTTAGGATTGCCACTCCGTCACTTGCCGCTTCGATCGCGGCTGATTGCCGCTGCATGGTTCTGAGCGTTTGGCTGCGTTCAATGGCGTAGCGAATCGATCGCACCAATAAATTAACTTCAATTTGACCCTTGACGAGATAGTCTTGAGCGCCTTGCCGTAGGGTTTCAATCGCGATCGCCTCATCATCAAGCCCTGTCAAGACCACAATTGGGGTGTTAGGAGCAGTGGCCCGCACTTGCTGTAAGGTTTCTAAGCCTTGCTCGTCGGGGAGGAAAAGATCTAGGAGAACAACGTCACACTCGTCTTCACGCAAGTAGGTGAGCGTATCGCTCAGTTGCGTCATGTGCACTACTTCCCAAGCAGCAACACTGGTTTCAATCTGCAAAATCTTTTGTAGAAAGGTTGCGTCAGTCAGACTATCTTCTACTAGCAAAATTTTGATGGCTTGAGCATACATAGTGCTGGCGACTTAATTTCAGGAGCAACGTTAGGAAGGCTATAGCTAAGGTTCCCGTTCTAGAAAGAGGATGCGCGGCTGAGCAGCATACTTTCGTGGTGGGCTAGGCAATTGGGTGCAAAACCTCTTAAATTTTGCGCTTAATCTCGTCCCTAGTACTGTATTTGGCAGCACTGAGAACAGTTTTAGGGTAGGAAATTACAGTTTTCACGTTCTAACTGCTGTAAAAACGCGATCGCCTTCGGAATACGGCTGACATTGTTGCAAGTTTTATAGTATAGTCCTGTTATTTAATAGTACTTTTGTACTATTAAGGTGATTCACCCTAGAGCGTCGAAGTTAGCTACCCCCAGTGCCATGAAAGAACCTGCTCCAACTCGAAGAAACAGAACCTGGACCGGACGCAGCCAACTGAAGCAATCTGCATCGCTCCCCGCTAATCGCGTGATTCAGCTAGCTCATGCCGTCAGCCGAGCTGCCGCGATCGAAAAATCTTACCGTCAGACTGTTGAATCTCTGCCACCTCTGGCAGAAATGCCTCCCTCAACTGTAACGCCCCCACGTCCGCTGCATAGCTCACGCCTTAAGCCGAAGTTGTCGGATGGAGATTCTGCCTTGCCAGCAGATGTAGCTCAGCGAATTGAAGCGCAAGCGGTTCGGGTTGAACAGTTATCTGCTGAACTGAGAGCAGCGATGGCACAGCTTAAAACCATGACTGCAAAAACCTACTCAGAGCCTTCTGGAACTCTAAACCCAGACCTGAGCAGCGCAGTTCCTCTAGGCCAAGTGGTGTCTGAGCAGGCGAGTGGGACGGCGGATTTAGCCCAAGCCAAGCAGAACGCTACCTCAACGGCTCAACTATTACGGCGACTGAAGCAACGGAAAAAAAGTGAAACTCGCCTCCGTCTTCGTAGTCATCCAACCCGGACTCTGCGGCACCCTCAGTTCCGGTGGAACGCTCACCCTTGGCTACGGCAAGTTCGTCGCTGGCTCAAGGCTGGCGTTCAGTTACCCGTGGGCATGTCAGCCATTCTGAGTGATGCTGCTATTTGGGTGGCGATCGCAGCAGCATCCCGCATCGGTTTACAAACCCTAATTCAGGCTTATCCCGTCCTTTGGCCGCCTGTAATGCTTCTCGTTACTGTAGCGGCTTTACTCACCACGTACCAAGCTGTGTTCAATTCAGCCACGGGCGTTCCTTGGGCCTATCGGTTGCTATTGGTCGTAGCGGGTTTGTGGTTGGGAGGACGGCTCTAATGCCCGGAATATTGGGAATATCTGGGGCAGCAGAACAGGTGCGGTGGTGAAGATGGAGCTAGGTTCTAGAGTCAAAGCATTACCAAGGGCGAAGGATAGATGA
This region of Trichocoleus desertorum NBK24 genomic DNA includes:
- a CDS encoding MBL fold metallo-hydrolase, coding for MHNQFTVNFWGVRGSIACPGSETVRYGGNTPCVEMRVNGHRLIFDGGTGLRVLGQSMLSAMPVEAHMFFTHSHWDHIQGFPFFTPAFIKGNRFHIYGAIAPNGSDVEQRLNDQMLHPNFPVPLQVMGAELDFQSIEVGKPLQIDDITIENAPLNHPGEAIGYRVSWKNHAVAYVTDTEHFSDRLDESVLWLAREADVLIYDATYTDEEYHSPKTSKVGWGHSTWQEAVKVAKAAGVKKLVIFHHDPIHNDDFLDQVGEQVARVFPNSLMAWEGLSIQLTTVATLPEAELETQSAVEATISASA
- a CDS encoding PAS domain S-box protein; this encodes MYAQAIKILLVEDSLTDATFLQKILQIETSVAAWEVVHMTQLSDTLTYLREDECDVVLLDLFLPDEQGLETLQQVRATAPNTPIVVLTGLDDEAIAIETLRQGAQDYLVKGQIEVNLLVRSIRYAIERSQTLRTMQRQSAAIEAASDGVAILNQDEQFIYLNQAYAEIYGYDSPTDLLGKTWRLVYDDADLKGMARRAALDLQDKGSWRGEVIAKKQDGEKFYQELSLTAIDKDGFVCIVRDVTERKRVEEALQFTQFTVNHAAEAVIWTGPDARFVYVNEAACQMFGYTKAELLMMTVFDIAPALSPQDWQADWCRLKQQGSLTLEGLNRHKKGHFFPVEVTRNYLEFRGREYNCAFMRDITQRKQFEQALRESEQRFRLLAENSTDMISQHAPDGTFLYVSPACHSLLGYEPEELLGRSAYDFHHMDDLEAVRLIHDTILEMPDTYSVSYRFRHQQGHYVWLESTAKTIRASGTQTIQEIQISSRDITDRKQAEADIHNALAKEKELSQLKSNFVSMVSHEFRNPLSAIVLSSELLERYAHKVNEEQKARYFQRIHAATKRMTELLDEVLIIGRAEAGQLKCQPVALIVEDFCRELVDELRLTVGQQYQLVFTSANHATNAYMDENLLRHILGNLISNAVKYSPLNSNIYLNVSYENDSVVFQIQDQGIGIPEEDQQRLFDSFYRATNVGTIPGTGLGLAIVKKCVDAHQGQISVISQLNAGTTFAVTLPLHSSAPTCTIPFDAPAFDQLNQI
- a CDS encoding MoxR family ATPase; amino-acid sequence: MRERIERLTQNLSQTIVGKADAIRLVLVALISGGHALLEDVPGVGKTLLAKSLARSIDGKFQRLQCTPDLLPSDVTGTNIWNPRSGEFEFLPGPVFANVLLTDEINRATPRTQSALLEVMEERQVTVDGTSRPVPSPFFVIATQNPVEYQGTFPLPEAQMDRFALSLTLGYPSEQEELQMLQRLQSGVSVNELKPCLSLEDIQELRRLCSAVKVEPSLQQYILNLVRATREDEEINLGVSPRGTVALQRAAQALAFLEDRDYAIPDDIKLLAPHVLSHRIIPARGQRGRAIVDRLLHSTPIP
- a CDS encoding bifunctional riboflavin kinase/FAD synthetase, with translation MWVTSSLTSVLTPTAVALGNFDGVHRGHRQVIQPVLNSSELAYPTVVTFNPHPREFFSGQPRALLTPLNEKVLQLKAIGIRQLVLLPFDRELADLSPQAFVKEILVRRLQAQEISVGVDFRFGRQRTGTAADLQAIAATFGITVTPVPLCTCADERISSSNIREALQTGDLNRANRLLGRSYTLAGQVASGQQLGRTIGFPTANLQLPPEKFVPQHGVYAVRVHSPTLSHLHSPHLGVMNIGHRPTLNGISRTVEVHLLDWDGDLYGQTLIVSLEHFLRPEQKFASLEALKTQIQSDCLTARSLLATAPSV